The nucleotide window GACCGGCTTCTGTACCAACGTCAACCCCGGCTTCGCCGGCGGTGCCTACGGCTACGTCGCGATGGGACCATACAAAGGTGGGCAAGCCGAGAAGCTCCGCGTACCGTACGCGGACTTCAACGCGCTCAAACTCCCCGAAGGGGATGAGAACGAGGACTCGTTCGCGCTGCTGGCCGACATCTTCCCGACCGGCTGGCACGGCACGCGACTGGCCGACCTCCAGCCCGGCGAATCAGTCGCGATATACGGCGCTGGCCCCGTCGGACTGATGGCGGCCTACAGCGCGAAGATCCAGGGTGCATCCGAGATCTACTCCGTCGATCGCGTGCCGAGCCGGCTCGATCTCGCCGAAGAACACTGCGCGGCGACGCCGATCAACTTCGAGGAGGGCGACCCCGTCGAACAGATCAAGGAAATCCATGGCAGCGGCGTCGACAAGGGCGTGGACGCGGTCGGCTACCAGGCGATCGACCCGGACAAGGAGGCCGACGACGCCTACGACCCGGCACGGGAAAACCCCGCGAACGTGCTCAACAACCTCATCAGAACCGTGCGCCCGACCGGCCAGCTCGGCATCGTCGGGCTGTACGTCCCCGACGACCCTGGCGCACCCGACGAGATGGCCGCCGAAGGGCGACTGGGCATCGACTTCGGACTGCTGTTCGAGAAGGGCCAGAAACTGGGCACCGGCCAGTGCGACGTCAAATCCTACAACCGCCAGCTCCGCGACCTCATCATCGAAGATCGTGCCGACCCGAGCTTCCTCGTCTCACATCGTGTGGGTCTCGACGAGGCCCCCGAGATGTACGAGCGCTTCGACAACCGCGAGGAAGGCGTCACGAAGGTCCTGCTCGAACCCTAACTCCCCCGATCACCGGTTTTTGCGCGCCTCGCGACACCCGTAGCGGACAGTGACCACGGGGAGGGGGCCGAGTCGCGCCCGCACAAACGTTATGTCCCACGACCGGGTAGCCACGGTATCGATACCCATGTGCATCTACTGTAGCTACGACATGGAGGGTTGGGGCAAACTGCTTGACTACGACGATACCTACCAGGAGGTCGTCCGCGGGGACGAGACGACGGACTCGAACTACGGCTTCCACGAGTCGTGGGACGAACTCCGCGAGCAGGTCTCGCCGTAACTCAGTTCGTCGGGAACGGATCGTCGAACGCGCGATTTTCCGATTCGTCGTCGCCGAGCAGACAATCGTCTAGAGCGGTGACGATCCCCTCCTCATCCATCCCGCTGCCGATGAACACGAGTCGGGTGCGCCGATCGTCATCGTCGCCCCATTTCCCGATCGGGCCGGCCTGGACCGACGGTCCGGCACGATTGAGTCCCATCACGTCGTCGCGCCCGGCGAGTCGGAAGACGCCTTTCGCCCGAACGACACTCTCCGTCCACGAGTCGAGCCACTCGTCGAGTCGCCCGGGGTGGAACGGCCGTTCCGCGGTGTAGATAAACGACGAGACGCCGTGGGCTGCGGCCGCCGGCTGGTCGTGATCGTGACCATCGCCAGCCAGTGCCTGCTTCCAGCCGGCCGAACGCGTGACGGCCGCGAAGTCGAACCGGTCGGTGTCGAGTACGAGTTCCGGATCGACGTCAGAGCGTATCGTCCGGACGATCTCGGCGCGGGACTGGAGCGTTCCGAGTGTGGCCTCGATCTCGTCGAGTCGCTCGTCGGGCACCATATCACATTTGTTGAGAAGGAGGACATCACAGAACTCGATTCCCTCCATCAGAACGTCCGCGAGCGGGCGGTCCATGTCGGAGTCGGCCCCCGCGGGCAGCGATGCGCCGGCGTCGAATTCCTTCCAGAAGCCGTAGGCATCGATCACCGACACCATCGTGTCGAGACGATAGTGGTCGGTCGGATCGATATCGCTCTCGTCGGAACCCTCCAGGAACGTCCGCGCGACGGGCACCGGCTCGCTGATGCCGGACGATTCGACCACCAGAACGTCGAAACAACGGGTTTCGGCGAGGCGCGCGGCTTCGGTGAGCAGATCGTCCTGGAGCCGACAGCAGATACAGCCGTTCGAGAGGTCGACGATGCCCGGATCGTCGGCGTCGTCCGAGCGCGCGAGCAGTTCGGCGTCGACGTTCATCTCGCCCATATCGTTGACGATGACGGCGATCTCGCGACCGCCGGGGGAGGCCAGCAATCGGTTGAGCAGCGTCGTCTTCCCCGCGCCGAGCGGGCCGCTCACGACCGTCACGGGGATCGGTTCCGATGCCGTGGTGTGCGTCATCGTCCGTCCTACGGAACGGAGCTACTACACTCTTGCAGCTAGCGCGCTGTCACGACTCGGGTTCCTACCTCTCCATGCCGCCGTTGACCGCGATGATCTGGCCGGTCATGTACTCGGAGTCGTCGCAGGCGACGAACCGGACGATGCCGGCGATGTCCTCGACGCTGGCGAAGCGATCGAGCGGGATGCGCTGGCGGATCTTCTCCTTCACGTCGTCCGGAACGTCGTCGAGCATGTCGGTCTCGACGAACCCCGGCGCGACGCAGTTCGCGGTCGATCCCGAACTGGCGAGTTCGAGCGCGATGGTGCGCGTGAAGCCGAACAGCCCGCTCTTGGTCGCCGCGTAGTTCGCCTGACCGTAGTTGCCCTGCTGGTCGACGACGCTCGAGACGTTGATCAGCCGCCCGTGCTCGGCGTCGCCGATGTCCTCGAAGAAGGCGTTCGTACAGTTGAAGACGCCACCCAGGTTCACGTCCACGACGCGCTGCCAGTCCTCGCGGGTCATATTCGCGAACGTCCGATCGACGGTGATGCCGGCGTTGTTCACGAGCACGCCGATCGGGCCGAACAGTTCGTGGACCCGCTCGCGCAGGGCCTCGACCTCGTCCGGCTCGGCGACATCGGCCTGGAGCGGAACGGCGGTTCCACCCTCCTCCTTGATGGCCTCTGCCGTCTCGTGGGCGGCGGCCTCCGACGATCGGTAGTTCACGACGACGGTCGCACCGTTGCGACCGAGCCCTCGGTGATCCCCGTCCGATTCCCCGCGATCCACCCGTCACGACGCACGTTTGCTTCGAGTTCATTGTGGCGTTGCGAGCGTCGGAGGTCACTCGCCGTCCCGACCGTCTCCACACGACGTTACCCCCGCGCCCTCACCGTCGACCATGACACTGGATCGAAAATTCTCACTCCCTGATAGCAACGGGGGGTTCATACCGTTCGGCCCACGCTACGCTCGATCGGTTCGCGCTACAAAGCCAGGGGTGGGATTTGAACCCACGAATTCTCGATTACAAATCGAGTGCTTGCACCACCCAAGCTCCCCTGGCGCACTCGTGGGTTACCCACGGCCCGATTTGTCGCTGTCGCTTTCGAGCGACTTCTCGAAGTCGATGCGGTGTGGCTCGTAGCCCGCCCGCGCGTAAAAGCGCCGTGCTGCCTCGTTGTCCGCGAGCGCGGAGAGAACGACGGCGTCGAACCCCGCCGCGGCCAGTTCGTGCTCGGCGGCCGCGAGCAGCTCCGTGCCGATGCCCTCGTTTCGCCGTTCCGGGCGGACGACGATGTTCCGGACGATACCGCGCGAGACGTCCTGCTCGAACCGCTCGGATTCGGGTCCGAACATGACGAACCCCACGATCGCGCCGTCCTCGCGGGCGACCAACAGCCCGCCGGCGACGATATCGCGGACGATCGCCTCGCGGATGGTCGCCCGATTGGGCTCGGCACGGAAATGCGAGCCGAACGCGCGCTGATCACGGGCGAGTTCGACCCACAGCTCCGCGATCTCGCCCGCGGCCGCGGTGTCGGGCGGTTCGATGGTCACTCGTCGAGCGCCTCGACGGCGGGAAGGGAATCGCCAGCGAGCAGCGCGAGCGACGCGCCGCCGCCGGTGCTCACGTGCGAGAACCCATCGATGCCCAGCCGCCGGATCGCCGCCGCCGTGTCGCCGCCGCCGACGATGCTGTGATCGGCCTCGCTGGCCGTCGAGTAGAGTTCACGCGTCCCGTGGGCGAACGTCTCCTCCTCGAAGACGCCCGCCGGCCCGTTCAGGATCACCGTGCCGGCGTCATCGAGGATCTCGGAATAGGCGGCGACGGTCTCGCTACCGACGTCCATCGCCGGCGTCTCGGTCTCCTGGGGCAGTTCCACGACGGGGATCTCGTGGCGCTCGCCATTTCGTTCGATCGCGACATCCTCCGGAACGCGGAGCTCGTCGTGGGCATCGAGTAGTTCGCCCGCGCGATCGATCTCGTCCCAGTAGCCCTGATCGTAGACGAACTCGGCGCTCGCGGTTCCCAGTTCCGCGCCGCTGGCGAGTAGGCAGACGTTGCCGACGAGGCCCGCGGTCAGCACCGTGTCGGCGAGGCCGCGTTCGAGGACGCTCCGGGCCACACCAATGGAATCGCCGACCTTCGCGCCGCCGAGCAGATAGACGCGGGGGCGCGGAGTCTCCTCGATGGTCGCGAGCACGTCGAGTTCGCGCTCCATCACCCGGCCGGCGTAGCCCGGCAGTCGCTGTGGAAAGCCGACGAGCGAGGGCTGTGAGCGGTGGGCGGCGGCGAAGGCGTCGTTGACGTAGACGTCGAGGGCGGGCACGAGCCCCTCGACGAGATGGGTGTCGGCCGCGCGCTCGGGATCGAACTCCATGTACTCCTCGGCGTAGAAGCGGGTGTTTTCGAGCAGGACTGCCTCCCCGCCATCGAGCCCCGCGACGCGCTCCCTGGCAGCGGCCGAAAAGGTGGCGTCGCAGTAGTCGACAGGGAATGAGAGCAGTTCGTCGAGGCGGTCGGCATGGGCGGCGAGCGTCGAGAAATCGTCGTCGCCAGGGCGACCCTGATGGGCGAGAATCGCCACGCGTGCGCCGCGTTCGAGCAGCTCCGAGAGGGTCTCGACGTGGGCGCGCAGGCGGGCGTCGTCGGCTAACCCCGTCTCGGAGAGCGGGCTGTTGATGTCGATGCGCACCCCGACGGCGACGCCCTCGCAGTCGAGGTCGTCGAGGGTTCGGATCATTGTGCGCCCTCCTTCGGCCGCCGGCAAATCCCTTTCCCTCCCGATCGCCGGACGGAGGGAGCAACACTTATTACGGTCTCCCCCACCGTTTCATGTGGACTCGTATCATGGGTATTGCTGAAACCTACTCTCGCGGCCGGAGCGTCGTCGCCGAACAACCCCTCACGCTGCTGGTCGCGGTCGTCTGTGTGCTGCTGGCGGTCGATCTGGTTTCGAAACTACTGAGCGGCTCGCTGTCGGTGCTCAGCCTCGCCGTCTTCCTCAAGGACGGGCTGATCCTCGGGCTTGTCATCGGGCTCGCGGGGGTCGGGCTCTCGATGACGTACTCGATCCTCGGCTTTCCCAACTTCGCTCACGGCGATTACATCTCCAGCGGTGCGTTCGCCGGCTGGGCGACCACCTACGTGATCGCGGGGCTCGGCACGGTGTCGGTCGGCGACCTGCTCCTGCTCGGCGTCAGCGGCGACGCGACCGCGGGCAGCGTCGGCGTGAGCGTCGTCTCGACGCCGCTGGCGGTCGTCGCGGGGCTCGTCATGGCGGCCGTGTTCACCATCGCGCTCACCCTGCTTATCGATCGGCTCGTCTACAAGCCGATGCGCGATCAGGAGGGGATCTCGTTGCTCATCGCGAGCGTCGGCGTCGCGCTCGCGCTGCGCTATCTGATCGCGTTCGTCTTCGGCACCAGTCGGCCGGGAATCACCGGCGGGTCGATCCCGGGGATCACCGTTCCGGGCGTCGGCATCCAGATCAACGCCCACGAGGCAACGCTCGCGGTCTGTGCGATCGGGCTGCTGGTCGGCGTCCACGTCGTGCTCCAGTACACGAAGCTCGGGACGGCGATGCGCGCGATGGCCGACAACCGCGATCTCGCGCGCGTCACCGGAATTCCAACGGAACGCGTCGTCCGCGCCACGTGGGTCATCGGCGGCGGACTCACCGGTGCGGCGGGCTATCTCATCACGCTCGAGACGGGCACCATCGCCTTCGACTTCGGCTGGGTGCTGCTCCTCCTCATTTTTGCGGCAGTCATTCTCGGTGGTATCGGCTCGGTCTACGGCGCGATGTTCGGCGGGTTGCTCATCGGACTCGCGAGCACGGTGTCGCTGGTCTGGATCCCCTCCGATTTTACCACCGTCGCGGCCTTTCTCGTGATGATCTTCATGCTGTTGGTCAGGCCGTCGGGGCTGTTCGGCGGGGTGACGACCGCATGACCGCCCCGCGACTGAATGGATACCGTCACCGACTGCGGCTGCGGCCAGCGAGGTGGACCGATGAGTAGCGCCACCGAGCGGGTCGCGGCCCGGCTACCGGACAACGACGCCGTATTGATCCTCGGCGTACTGTTCGGGCTGTACGTCGGCTTCACGGTGTTGGGAATGGCACTCGGGCTCGATATCGCGGGGCTCGCGAGCACCTTACAGCGAATCACCTTCTTCGCGGCCGTCTACGCGCTGCTCGCGCTCGCCTTGAATCTCCAGTGGGGCTACGCCGGACTACTCAACATCGGCGTCGCGGGGTTCATGGCTGTCGGCGTCTACACGATGGCGATGCTCACCGCGCCCGCGAGCCCCGCGGCGGGCGGCGTGCCCGGCCTCGGCCTCCCGCTCTGGGTCGGCGTCGTCGGCGGGATGGTCGCGGCGGCGCTCGTCGGCGCGCTCGCGGCGCTGCCCGCACTCAGGCTCAAGGCCGATTATCTCGCTATCGTCACGCTCGGCCTCTCCGAGATCATCCGACTCACGTACAACTCCACCACCTTCCAGACCTTCTCGATCGCGGGCGCGGATCTCGGCACCGGTGCCTCTCAGGGCATCCAGACGCCGACCAACCCCGTGATGGCGCTCTACTACACGACGCCGTCGAGCCCCGCCGCCGGTACGACGGGGCTCGGCGAGGCCGTCTTCGGCTTCTTCGGCACGCTTGGACTCGGCGAGCCGGTCGTCGTCGACTGGACCTACACGATCGTGCTCGTGATCTTCGTCGGCCTGTTCTATCTCCTGCTCACGCGCGTCGGCAACTCGCCGTTCGGCAGGGTACTGAAGGCCATCCGCGAGGACGAGCTCGTGGCGAGCTCGCTCGGCAAGAACACCGATCGCTTCAAGATCAAGACGTTCATGCTCGGCTGTGCGCTGATGGGCTTAGGAGGAATTCTCTGGCAGGGCAGTCAGGCGCTCGTCAACCCCGCACTGTTTCTCCCGATCATCACCTTCTACGTCTTCATCGCGCTGATCATCGGTGGCTCGGGCTCGAACACCGGCAGCGTCATCGGCGGCGCGCTCTTCGCGGGGCTGCTGTTCGAGGGGCCGACGTTCGTCCGCCGGCTCGTCCAACAAACTGTTGACCTCGGCGGCGCACCGAACACGTTCACCGACGCGATCGCCGCGCTCGGCTCGCTGGATTTCGGGCCACTGCTCGCCTACGCACTCGCCGACGTCTCCAGCCTCCGGTTCGTGCTCGTCGGTGTGGTGTTGGTCTATCTCGTGCAGAACCGACCCGATGGACTGCTCGGCCACCGTAAGGAGACTGCCGCGGCCGTCTCGCTCGCGCGCGAGCGGACCGCGGCCGGCCAAGCAGACGGCGGCGCGACGGAGGTCGACGATGAGTGAAAGCGATACCGGGGTGGCGATCGAGGGTGAGAACCCGGAGGAGATCACGGATATCGACCCCGAAGAGGACTCGGATGTCGAGCGTGCCGCCCGCGAGATACCACCCGGGCGACCGCTCAGGGTCGACGATCTCCGCATGGAGTTCGGCGGGCTGACGGCGGTCGACGGGGCCGGGTTCGCCATCGAAGAGGGATCGCTCACGGGGCTGATCGGGCCGAACGGCGCGGGCAAATCGACCACATTCGACTGCATCACCGGCGTCCATCGTCCGACCGGTGGCTCGGTGAAGCTCCACAACGAGGAGATCACCGGGCTGCGGCCGTACGAGATCGCCGACCGTGGGCTCGTTCGCACGTTTCAGATCACGCGCGAACTCCAGGAGATGACGGTGCTCGAAAACATGCTGCTCGCGCCGCGCGGCCAGCAAGGCGAGGCGCTCTGGCGGGCGGTGCTGCCGGGTGTACGCCGCTCGGTACAGGCTCAAGAGCGAGAGCTGCGCGAGCGGGCGTGGGAGACGCTCGAATTCTTCGAGATCGACCATCTCGCCGAGGAGTACGCGGGCAATCTCTCGGGTGGCCAGCGCAAACTGCTGGAGATGGCCCGCGCGCTGCTGACCGATCCGGAGGTCGTCCTGCTCGACGAGCCGCTCGCCGGTGTCAATCCGACGCTCGAACGCAAACTGCTCGAACGGATCGACGAACTCCGCGAACAGGGCTACACCTTCCTGCTGGTCGAACACGACATGGACGTGATCATGGAGAACTGCGAGCGCGTCATCGTCATGCATCAGGGGCGCGTGCTTGCCGACGATGCGCCGGCGGCGATCCGCGAGAACGAGCAGGTGATCGACGCCTATCTGGGAGCGAACGTATGAGCGACGAACGCGCAGTCACGGACGACCCGGAGACGGGCGAAAGCGACACGATCGCCGACGACCTGCTCTCGATCACCGATCTCGACGCGGGCTACGGCGATCTGCAGATCCTCTCGGCACTGGATCTCGCGGTCGATGCCGGGGAGTACGTCAGTATCGTCGGCCCGAACGGCGCGGGCAAATCGACGGTGATGAAGGCGGTCTTCGGGCTGGCGACCCACATGGATGGCTCGATCGCCTTCGACGGTGAGGGGATCGGCGGGCTCGCTCCCGAGGAGGTGATCCGCCGGGGCGTGAGCTACGTCCCACAGAACGAGAACGTCTTCGGCGGGCTCTCGGTACGCGAGAACCTGGAGATGGGTGCGTACATCCTCGATTCGGTGCCCGAGGAGCGGCTCGCGGACGTCTTCGAGCGGTTCCCGATCCTCGAAGAGCGTCAGTCCCAGCGCGCGGGCACGCTCTCGGGCGGCCAGCGCCAGATGCTGGCGATGGGACGCGCGCTGATGCTCGATCCCGACCTGCTGCTGCTCGACGAGCCGTCGGCCGGGCTCGCACCCGATCTCGTCGACGAGATGTTCGATCGGATCGACGAGATCAACGACGCCGGAACGGCCGTCCTGATGGTCGAACAGAACGCGATCGAGGCGCTCTCGCGCTGTGATCGCGGCTACGTGCTCGTCCAGGGCCAGAACCGCTTCACCGACACCGGCGCGGCACTGCTCGGCAACGACGAGGTCCGCCGGGAGTTCCTCGGCGGCTGAAACGCGCGTTCAGGCGCTCGTCGTGCCCGCACTGCTGTTGTTGCCGCCCCCACTGCCACCGCCGCCGGCTTCGAACTCGACGGTGTCCTGCTGTTCGATGTCGCCACCCTCGGTGTAGCTGAAGATCTCGTAGCCGACCGACTGCATGTCGCCGTTGTCGTCGAAGTTGACGCTGCTCGATGCGCCCTGATAGTTGATGTCGTCGCCGTTGGCGGCCATCCCGATCCCCTCGGCGAGGTTCTCCGGCGTGACTTCGGCTCCGCCGGGGTTCGCGACCGAATCCATGTTCTGCTGGACGGCCGAGCCGGTGTTCTCACCGGCCGCGGCGATGGCGAGCATCTGGACCGCGGTCGCGTCGTAGGCCTGCGAGGTGAACACGCCGGGTTCGTTGCCGAACTCGTCCTTGAACGATTTCGTGAAGAACTGCTGGGCCGGTCCGGCGGCGATCGGCGCGGTGCCGATAACGTTCGTCATCGACTGGCCGACATCGCTCGACAGTTCGGGCGCGCGCAGCCCGTCAGTGACGAGGATGGTCGTATCGCGGCCGTAGTTCGAGTAGAAATCGCGGAACAGCTGGTTGCCGCTCTCGGGATAGCCGATGACGAGCAGTCCGTCGGGGCTCGGCGACATCGCCTCCTGGAGCTTCGAGGTGTACGACGACTGTGCCTTCTCGAAGGAGACCTGCGCCGGGACGTTGCCGTCGAACGCCTGGACGAAACTGTCGGCGAGCGCCTGTCCGTAGGAGTTGTTGACGAACATTACCGACACGGCCGAGGCGTTGACACGCTGGCTGGCGACCTGTGCGAGCACCTCACCCTGCAGCGCGTCGCTCGGTGCCGTCCGGTAGACGTAGCCGTTGTCCTGCAGGCCAGTGATCGCCGGCGAAGTGCTCGCCGGCGGGGTCAGGACGATCTGATTGGGGATCGTGACGTTCTTTGCGACCTGAATCGACGTTTCCGAAGACGCTGCACCCGTTATCGCCGGGTAGCCCGCATCGACGAGCGCTTGGGCGGCGCTGATACCCGCCTGCGGGTCCGTCTGCGTGTCCTCGATCTGTGTCTCGATGGAGAACTCCATGTCGGCGTTCTGTAACTGTCGTGCCGGCAGCTGCGCGGCCTTCTGGATCGGTGTGCCGACCGATGCGAGGTCGCCGGTCGTCGGCTGGAGAATCCCGATCTTGATCGTCTGCCCACCGCCTCCGCCCCCGCCGCCGCTTCCGTTGCCGCCACCGCCACCACCGCTGGTACCTGTTCCGCCACTACCGCCGCTTCCGTTGTCGCCGCCACCGCCGATGCAGCCAGCGAAGCCAGCGAGACCCGCAGCTCCGACACCGACGAGGAACGTACGCCGATTGGTAGTTCGTGCCATGTCACCAGTATGTTTCCTGATGGCAATATAAGTCTTGCCTCTAGGACCGACCGCCGGGAGCGGGTTTCAGTTCTCGCGGCAGTTCGCACAGATCGACTGGCCGTTCACGGTCACGAGATCGTGCGTGAGCGTCCCACAGTGTTCACAGATCCCCTGTGTGTCGTAAGTCGGGGATGGCTCCGTCGCCGTCGAGACGGTGCCGTCCCCGACGACGGGCGCGATCGTCGAGGCGGTGGCGATGTCGTACGCCGAGACCACGCCCACCGGTTCGTCCTCGACGACGAGCAGCCAGTCGGCCTCCTCGCGGGCCATCGCCTCGGCCGCTGCCGTGAGCGAGGCATCGGAGGCGACCTGAACGACTCCGTCGTCCATGACGTCCGTCACCGTCGCCGCCGCAGGGTCGGTCTCGCCGACGAGCAGCGAAAGCGCATCGCGCTCGTCGAGCGCCCCGACGGGGTCGCGTCCGCGGAGGACGACCGCACAGTCGGCAGCCTCGTCGAGGAGCAGTTCGACCGTTTCGAGCAGGTCGTCGCTCTCGCTCACCCCGAGGAACTCCCGGGTCATTATCTCCCGCACGGTGATAGCACTGCTCATACCGGTCCGTTCCGGCCGTGCCTGCTAAAAAGTATCTCCAGTAGGGTTAAGGGTGCAGCCGTCCTATCTCATCGGTCGCCGAACACGACGTCACGGCCGTCGTACCGACAGGTTTCGAGGGCGTGTTTGGCGGCCATGCCCGCCGACTGGGCATCCGCCGCCCGCCCGACGCCGACCTTGAGCTCGACACCGACCGCCTCGCTAACGTGATCGATGGCGTCGTGATACTGCTCGGCGTCGAGATCCGGACAGGTGGCGATGATGTTGTCGCCGCCGACGAAAAACGACAGCGAGTCGTGCGTCTCGCGGAGATAGCGCATCAGCTCGGCGTAGCTCTGTTCGATGTTGATGAACGTATCGAACTCGTTCAGTCTGTCCGTATACTTGCCGGTGGCGTCGTTCACGTCGAAGTGGGCGATCTGGACGTCCTCGGCGGTGCGCTCCGGGTTGGCGACCGGCTCGCCGCGCAGGATCTCGCGGCGATCACTGGCCTGTGCGCTGCCGGCAGCCTGAAGCTGTTCGCTCGCGGTCTCGATCGCCGTCGCCGGCGTCTCGCCGGTGCCGATCGAGAGGCTCACCGTCACCGGATAGCGGTTGCCGATCGATTCCTGGATGAGCGCGTGAGCATCCTCGTCGATCCCGTTCGTGACGGCGACCATGTTGTCGAACCGCGAGAAGAAGACGTAGCCGTCGCGGTTGCCGAACAGCTGCGAGAGGTCGGCGTACAGCCGCGACTGGAGGGTCTGGAGGTCGACCTCGCGCCGCGGTTCCGGCGTCACCGTCCACGGGCCGTAGTTGTCGATCTGGATCAGTGTGAGCTGCGTGTTCGTCACGGTTGTGAGCGGTTGGCAGCGGGGCGGTATCGGCGCTTCGGTCGACGACGGCTCAATCAGGCCGATCCATATTTTTGTGTGAATCCGTTCCAGTAGTTGGGAGATATAGCGTGCGAGATACAGAGGGTCCGTGCAGCAATCCGTCGGTCCGTGTTTCGTATCGAAAAGCCGAATGAGCTGAAAAAGCCGTGCGTATCGAAAGCCGTTCGTCGTCGACGCACTCGCAGCGTCGCTGGCGTTTCACGCCGGCTTCCAGCGAGACTCTTCATCTCGCCCGACCCACACGGTTCCGCGTCGAACCGGCTACCTCGAAGGCCCGTTGCAGCTATGCGAACACTGTCGTCCGGGCGGGCTCGCGACGTGCTGGACGCGCGACCCCGAGCACCTCGTCGCGATACCGGCGAAGTGACCTTTCCTGCATTTCCTGGCACGATAGCGCCGTCCATAGCAACAAACATGCCAAACAACTATGTTCCAACAATCCCAACATCGGTCTATGTCGAGCGGTACTATCGATATCGACGAGTTCGAAAACGCTGACGCCGACGAATTCGAGGAGCGGAACGACACCGAGCGAATTGTACTGTTCCTCGACAAGAATGGCGACCGGGCGTGGAAGGCGGCGACGATTGCCGAACGACTCGGACTGAAGACCGACGCCGTCAGTGCGATCCTCTCACGATTGAAGGAACGTGATCTCGTGCGGCACAAGCGCCCGTACTGGGCGATCACGGACGATGAAGAACGGCTCCAGTCGGCCTATCGGCTCCACCGGCATCACGAGACGGCAGACGACCAGTACGGTGAAGAGCGTCTCGAAGCCCTCCAAACCGAGGAGATGGAAGAGGTACAGTGACTTCGTTCAAAGAACTGGAACGCGGTGACATCGTCTGGGCGACCGACCCGCTCTCGGAGAAAGGTCGCCCGATACTCGTGCTGGGTACTCCCCGATTCACGAACCACGGCGTGCAACTCATCACGGTCATGATTTCCACGAAGACCTATCACGAGGCGGCACTCACACTCGGAGACGACGACTACGAAGGCGACGCACTCGGGGAACGAAGTCACGTTCTCCCGTGGTCGCTTGCGACTCTCAACAGTGCTGCGGACGTTGACCACTACCTGACATCGCTCGTGGACGACCGCACCGAGGATGTGGCGAGCGAGGTAATCGACTACATCTCCGCATAGACTGTCACGCACAGAGAACGATG belongs to Halococcus qingdaonensis and includes:
- a CDS encoding ABC transporter ATP-binding protein; translation: MSESDTGVAIEGENPEEITDIDPEEDSDVERAAREIPPGRPLRVDDLRMEFGGLTAVDGAGFAIEEGSLTGLIGPNGAGKSTTFDCITGVHRPTGGSVKLHNEEITGLRPYEIADRGLVRTFQITRELQEMTVLENMLLAPRGQQGEALWRAVLPGVRRSVQAQERELRERAWETLEFFEIDHLAEEYAGNLSGGQRKLLEMARALLTDPEVVLLDEPLAGVNPTLERKLLERIDELREQGYTFLLVEHDMDVIMENCERVIVMHQGRVLADDAPAAIRENEQVIDAYLGANV
- a CDS encoding branched-chain amino acid ABC transporter permease, whose translation is MSSATERVAARLPDNDAVLILGVLFGLYVGFTVLGMALGLDIAGLASTLQRITFFAAVYALLALALNLQWGYAGLLNIGVAGFMAVGVYTMAMLTAPASPAAGGVPGLGLPLWVGVVGGMVAAALVGALAALPALRLKADYLAIVTLGLSEIIRLTYNSTTFQTFSIAGADLGTGASQGIQTPTNPVMALYYTTPSSPAAGTTGLGEAVFGFFGTLGLGEPVVVDWTYTIVLVIFVGLFYLLLTRVGNSPFGRVLKAIREDELVASSLGKNTDRFKIKTFMLGCALMGLGGILWQGSQALVNPALFLPIITFYVFIALIIGGSGSNTGSVIGGALFAGLLFEGPTFVRRLVQQTVDLGGAPNTFTDAIAALGSLDFGPLLAYALADVSSLRFVLVGVVLVYLVQNRPDGLLGHRKETAAAVSLARERTAAGQADGGATEVDDE
- a CDS encoding glutathione-independent formaldehyde dehydrogenase is translated as MEAVVYQGEHEVAVEEVDEPEIEHPNDVVIDITTSCICGSDLHMYEGRTAADEGMVFGHENMGIVEEVGDGVSTLEEGDRIVLPFNVACGFCENCENGKTGFCTNVNPGFAGGAYGYVAMGPYKGGQAEKLRVPYADFNALKLPEGDENEDSFALLADIFPTGWHGTRLADLQPGESVAIYGAGPVGLMAAYSAKIQGASEIYSVDRVPSRLDLAEEHCAATPINFEEGDPVEQIKEIHGSGVDKGVDAVGYQAIDPDKEADDAYDPARENPANVLNNLIRTVRPTGQLGIVGLYVPDDPGAPDEMAAEGRLGIDFGLLFEKGQKLGTGQCDVKSYNRQLRDLIIEDRADPSFLVSHRVGLDEAPEMYERFDNREEGVTKVLLEP
- a CDS encoding phosphoglycerate kinase → MIRTLDDLDCEGVAVGVRIDINSPLSETGLADDARLRAHVETLSELLERGARVAILAHQGRPGDDDFSTLAAHADRLDELLSFPVDYCDATFSAAARERVAGLDGGEAVLLENTRFYAEEYMEFDPERAADTHLVEGLVPALDVYVNDAFAAAHRSQPSLVGFPQRLPGYAGRVMERELDVLATIEETPRPRVYLLGGAKVGDSIGVARSVLERGLADTVLTAGLVGNVCLLASGAELGTASAEFVYDQGYWDEIDRAGELLDAHDELRVPEDVAIERNGERHEIPVVELPQETETPAMDVGSETVAAYSEILDDAGTVILNGPAGVFEEETFAHGTRELYSTASEADHSIVGGGDTAAAIRRLGIDGFSHVSTGGGASLALLAGDSLPAVEALDE
- a CDS encoding branched-chain amino acid ABC transporter permease, with protein sequence MGIAETYSRGRSVVAEQPLTLLVAVVCVLLAVDLVSKLLSGSLSVLSLAVFLKDGLILGLVIGLAGVGLSMTYSILGFPNFAHGDYISSGAFAGWATTYVIAGLGTVSVGDLLLLGVSGDATAGSVGVSVVSTPLAVVAGLVMAAVFTIALTLLIDRLVYKPMRDQEGISLLIASVGVALALRYLIAFVFGTSRPGITGGSIPGITVPGVGIQINAHEATLAVCAIGLLVGVHVVLQYTKLGTAMRAMADNRDLARVTGIPTERVVRATWVIGGGLTGAAGYLITLETGTIAFDFGWVLLLLIFAAVILGGIGSVYGAMFGGLLIGLASTVSLVWIPSDFTTVAAFLVMIFMLLVRPSGLFGGVTTA
- a CDS encoding GNAT family N-acetyltransferase; the protein is MTIEPPDTAAAGEIAELWVELARDQRAFGSHFRAEPNRATIREAIVRDIVAGGLLVAREDGAIVGFVMFGPESERFEQDVSRGIVRNIVVRPERRNEGIGTELLAAAEHELAAAGFDAVVLSALADNEAARRFYARAGYEPHRIDFEKSLESDSDKSGRG
- a CDS encoding CobW family GTP-binding protein; the encoded protein is MTHTTASEPIPVTVVSGPLGAGKTTLLNRLLASPGGREIAVIVNDMGEMNVDAELLARSDDADDPGIVDLSNGCICCRLQDDLLTEAARLAETRCFDVLVVESSGISEPVPVARTFLEGSDESDIDPTDHYRLDTMVSVIDAYGFWKEFDAGASLPAGADSDMDRPLADVLMEGIEFCDVLLLNKCDMVPDERLDEIEATLGTLQSRAEIVRTIRSDVDPELVLDTDRFDFAAVTRSAGWKQALAGDGHDHDQPAAAAHGVSSFIYTAERPFHPGRLDEWLDSWTESVVRAKGVFRLAGRDDVMGLNRAGPSVQAGPIGKWGDDDDRRTRLVFIGSGMDEEGIVTALDDCLLGDDESENRAFDDPFPTN